Proteins from a genomic interval of Nitrosomonas sp.:
- a CDS encoding MBL fold metallo-hydrolase, giving the protein MHITFLGGAGEVTGSCYLIETKEIRFLVDCGMFQGGREADHKNRTAINFDPEKIDFVLLTHAHIDHSGLLPRLSALGFRGAVYTTAATADLLAVMLKDSAYIQEKEAEWQNKSLLRKKHQLTHENAPLYTVAQAEALLQQVRGLHYDETLQPHPSVRCQFREAGHILGSAIIEVWITSGLRHCKIVFSGDLGQPGHPIVRDPAQIEQADYLLIESTYGNRLHRSMEATRDELVKVVNDAITQNRGNIIVPAFTVGRTQDLLFLLADLQRQGRLGKMNLYVDSPMALAATEITLKHQTLLDQETIEALNWFRQQNENLKIHFVQSVEESIQLNQVQQGAIILSASGMCDAGRIKYHLKYNLPRSECSILITGFQAAGTLGRRLVDGAKQVRIFGEEIPVNASIHTIGGLSAHADQADLINWLKGFHNAPTKTYIVHGESSNSEALADAIYHQLQWKTTIPQRGMTELLELTDT; this is encoded by the coding sequence ATGCACATCACATTTCTAGGCGGGGCGGGCGAAGTAACGGGGTCATGCTATTTAATAGAAACAAAAGAAATCCGCTTTCTGGTGGATTGTGGAATGTTCCAGGGGGGGCGTGAAGCAGATCATAAAAACCGGACAGCCATTAATTTCGATCCAGAAAAAATTGATTTTGTGTTGCTGACTCATGCCCATATCGATCACTCCGGCCTGCTGCCGCGCTTAAGTGCGCTTGGTTTCCGGGGAGCAGTTTACACAACGGCAGCAACAGCCGATCTACTGGCCGTTATGCTGAAAGATAGCGCCTACATTCAGGAAAAAGAAGCCGAATGGCAAAATAAAAGCCTGCTGCGCAAAAAACACCAGCTGACCCATGAGAATGCCCCACTTTATACGGTGGCGCAGGCTGAAGCCCTGCTGCAACAAGTGCGTGGCCTCCATTATGACGAAACTCTCCAGCCACACCCATCCGTGCGTTGTCAGTTTCGTGAAGCAGGCCATATTTTAGGTTCCGCCATTATCGAGGTCTGGATAACATCCGGCTTGCGGCATTGCAAAATCGTTTTTTCGGGTGATTTAGGGCAACCGGGACATCCTATTGTGCGCGATCCGGCACAAATCGAACAAGCGGATTATCTGCTAATCGAATCTACCTACGGAAATCGCCTGCACCGCAGCATGGAAGCGACCCGAGACGAACTGGTAAAAGTCGTCAACGATGCGATTACACAAAATCGCGGCAACATCATTGTGCCCGCTTTCACAGTTGGACGCACCCAGGATTTGCTGTTTCTGCTGGCTGATCTTCAACGACAGGGGCGACTAGGAAAAATGAATCTCTATGTCGATTCTCCGATGGCATTAGCCGCAACCGAGATCACCTTGAAACACCAGACGCTACTCGACCAGGAAACCATTGAAGCTCTTAACTGGTTCCGCCAGCAAAACGAAAACCTGAAAATCCACTTTGTGCAATCAGTGGAAGAATCGATACAACTCAATCAGGTACAGCAGGGTGCCATCATACTTTCCGCCAGCGGTATGTGTGATGCCGGCCGAATTAAATACCACCTGAAATACAACCTTCCACGGTCAGAATGCAGCATCCTGATTACCGGTTTCCAGGCGGCAGGTACGTTGGGTCGAAGATTAGTGGATGGCGCAAAGCAAGTACGCATATTTGGTGAAGAAATACCCGTAAACGCCTCTATCCATACCATTGGAGGACTATCAGCCCACGCTGATCAGGCAGACCTGATCAACTGGCTAAAAGGCTTCCATAACGCCCCGACCAAAACCTATATCGTTCATGGAGAATCCAGCAATTCAGAGGCATTAGCCGATGCCATCTATCACCAGCTCCAATGGAAAACAACGATCCCGCAGCGCGGCATGACTGAATTACTGGAATTGACAGATACCTGA
- the bioA gene encoding adenosylmethionine--8-amino-7-oxononanoate transaminase produces MSDKKLSLRSNQAVWHPCTQMKDHEKFLPLEVTKGIGAWLYDQNGDRYLDTISSWWVNLFGHCNPRINAAIIDQLQKIEHVLLAGCTHEPVVLLSERLAKLAPGDLGHCFYASDGASATEIALKMSFQYWQQCGSPTKKNYISLQNGYHGETLGALSVTDVPLFKQTYAPLLLPSITVPTPDWRQATNNETPYDCALRAAAALEQHLEQHHAEIAALILEPLIQGAIGMGMYHPVYLERARQLCDRYQVHLIADEIAVGFGRTGTMFACEQAAITPDFLCLAKGLSGGYLPLSVVMTTDNIYAAFYDDLTSKAFLHSHSHSGNALACRAALATLDIFEQDNVLASNAVKAHLFNQHLQSLKTHPKVENFRNCGMIWAFDARDPVANFANRFAQLGLEQQLLIRPIGRAVYIIPPYILEENDMQLIANGILQILDQLTES; encoded by the coding sequence ATGAGTGATAAAAAATTATCTCTACGCAGTAATCAGGCGGTGTGGCACCCCTGTACACAAATGAAAGATCATGAAAAATTTCTTCCACTTGAGGTTACAAAGGGAATCGGCGCATGGCTGTATGACCAGAATGGTGATCGTTATCTGGACACCATCAGCTCTTGGTGGGTGAACCTTTTTGGCCATTGCAACCCCCGCATCAACGCAGCAATTATCGATCAGCTGCAAAAAATTGAGCATGTCTTGCTGGCAGGCTGCACACACGAGCCGGTTGTGCTGTTATCTGAACGACTAGCCAAATTGGCGCCAGGGGACCTGGGTCACTGTTTTTATGCCAGTGATGGGGCCAGCGCGACTGAAATTGCGCTGAAAATGAGCTTTCAGTACTGGCAGCAATGCGGCTCTCCCACCAAAAAGAATTACATCAGCCTGCAAAATGGCTATCACGGCGAAACTCTTGGTGCTTTATCAGTAACAGATGTACCATTGTTCAAACAAACCTATGCGCCGCTACTGCTTCCCAGCATAACGGTACCCACACCTGACTGGCGCCAGGCCACAAATAACGAAACTCCGTATGATTGCGCTCTGCGCGCAGCGGCGGCATTAGAACAGCATCTTGAACAGCACCACGCCGAAATAGCCGCATTGATTCTGGAACCGCTTATACAAGGTGCGATTGGCATGGGCATGTATCACCCTGTCTATTTGGAACGCGCCCGCCAGCTATGTGACAGATACCAGGTTCATCTGATTGCCGACGAAATCGCCGTTGGCTTTGGTCGCACCGGAACGATGTTTGCCTGCGAACAGGCAGCGATCACACCAGATTTTCTCTGCCTGGCGAAAGGGTTGAGTGGCGGTTATTTGCCCCTCTCGGTCGTGATGACAACAGATAACATCTACGCAGCATTTTACGATGACCTTACCAGCAAAGCATTTCTGCATTCTCACTCCCATTCCGGCAATGCGCTTGCCTGCCGCGCCGCGCTGGCAACACTCGATATTTTTGAGCAGGATAATGTTCTTGCGAGCAATGCGGTAAAAGCACATCTGTTTAATCAACACCTGCAGTCGCTAAAAACCCACCCCAAGGTGGAGAATTTCCGGAATTGCGGCATGATCTGGGCTTTTGACGCTCGAGATCCTGTGGCAAACTTTGCCAATCGTTTTGCGCAACTGGGATTGGAACAACAACTGCTGATCCGCCCGATCGGGCGCGCGGTTTATATCATCCCGCCTTATATTCTTGAAGAAAACGACATGCAACTCATCGCAAATGGAATACTACAGATTCTCGATCAACTGACCGAGTCATAG
- the groES gene encoding co-chaperone GroES → MNIRPLHDRVIVKRLEEERKTASGIVIPDTAAEKPDQGEIIAVGKGKANDKGEIRPLEVKVGDRVLFGKYAGQAVKIKGEELLVMREEDIMGVIEG, encoded by the coding sequence ATGAATATACGCCCTTTGCATGACCGTGTAATTGTCAAACGGCTCGAAGAAGAACGCAAGACCGCTTCAGGGATTGTGATTCCCGATACGGCAGCTGAAAAACCGGATCAAGGTGAAATCATCGCTGTGGGCAAAGGTAAAGCGAATGACAAAGGTGAAATTCGACCGCTTGAAGTCAAAGTGGGCGACAGGGTGTTGTTCGGCAAATATGCTGGTCAGGCAGTAAAAATTAAAGGTGAAGAGCTGCTGGTGATGCGTGAAGAGGACATCATGGGTGTAATCGAAGGCTAA